The Sesamum indicum cultivar Zhongzhi No. 13 linkage group LG2, S_indicum_v1.0, whole genome shotgun sequence genome contains a region encoding:
- the LOC105177980 gene encoding dehydrin ERD14-like — MADEVKNYHHHESKTDEPCEAAPAKTEEYAAVESSDRGLFDFMGKKEEEKKCEEEVIATEFEEKVQVCEEEEEKKEEQEKKHEGLLEKLHRSNSSSSSSSDEEEVEEGGEKKKKKKGLKEKIKDKLSGEKKEEEKADEVKYEDTAVPIEKCDDAPTHHEPEEKKGFLDKIKEKLPGGKKTEEVAAPPHHAAECATTPEAEGKEKKGFLEKIKEKIPGYHSKSDEEKEKEKEGAYH, encoded by the exons ATGGCTGATGAAGTGAAGAATTACCATCACCACGAGAGCAAGACCGATGAGCCATGCGAGGCCGCCCCCGCCAAGACTGAGGAATATGCGGCGGTGGAGAGCAGCGATCGTGGGCTGTTCGATTTCATGGGGAAGAAAGAGGAGGAGAAGAAGTGCGAGGAGGAGGTGATCGCCACCGAGTTTGAAGAGAAAGTTCAGGTTtgtgaggaggaggaggagaagaaagaagaacagGAGAAGAAGCACGAGGGATTGCTTGAGAAGCTCCACAGGAGTAACAGTTCTAGCAGTTCT TCGAGTGACGAGGAGGAGGTAGAGGAAGGtggagagaagaagaagaagaagaagggtcTGAAGGAGAAGATTAAGGATAAGTTGTCTGGagagaagaaggaagaagagaagGCCGATGAGGTGAAGTACGAAGACACTGCTGTGCCAATTGAGAAGTGTGATGATGCGCCAACTCACCATGAACCCGAGGAGAAGAAAGGGTTCCTAGATAAGATCAAGGAGAAGCTCCCCGGCGGCAAGAAGACCGAGGAAGTTGCCGCTCCGCCCCACCATGCTGCCGAGTGCGCCACCACTCCGGAAGCTGAGGGGAAGGAGAAGAAAGGGTTCTTGGAGAAGATAAAGGAGAAGATCCCAGGGTACCACTCCAAGAGCGatgaggaaaaggaaaaggagaaagagggTGCATACCACTAA